A window of Macaca thibetana thibetana isolate TM-01 chromosome 7, ASM2454274v1, whole genome shotgun sequence genomic DNA:
cacgtgaaaccccgtctctactaaaaatacaaaaaattagccagttactcgggaggctgaggcaggagaatggcgtgaacccgggaggcggagcttgcagtgagctgagatccagccactgcactccagcctgggtgacagagcaagattccacctcaaaaaagaaaaagtaattaattaaaaagaatgtcaactaaaatttattgaggctgggcaaggtggctcatgcgtataatcccagagctttcagaggctgatgctggaggattgtttgagctcaggagttcaagaccaacctgggcaacagagcaagatcctgtctgtacagaaaaaaaatttttttaattagccaggcatggtggcatgcatctgtagtcccagctacctgagaggctgaggcaggaggatcgcttgagtccaggaggttgaggctgcagtgaactatgattgcaccactgcattccagcctgggtaacagagttagaccctgtctctaaaaataaataaataaataaataaaatttattgagcacctcttAGATGCCAGAACTGAGCTAAGCACTTTGTAAGTATTATTCCCTTTAATCCTTGCCACTATCCTATGCGATATATATCCCATCTTCCTAtaattaatcccattttacagatgtggaagctGAGGCTTAGCAACACTTGAAATAATTTGTCAAAGGCTGTGCCCCTTATAACAGTGGTTTAAGAGTTCAGACCGAGACTTGTTCCATTAGGAAGCATGAGCACTTACCCAGCACTGGGGGGCTTGGAGTGAGAGTCAGCTGTCAAGGGTGTGGTGGTCAGACCTCAGCCCCAGAAGCATCAGGCCACTTTTCCACCCTTGTTCCCATTTCCCATCCTTTCTCCAACCATGAGAATGCCCCAGCCCCATCTAAACAAGCATAGTGGTTTGATAAAACCAAGGTAGTGGTTTGACTACCGTGAGGAAAGGATGGAGAGGATGTCATTTCCTCCCTCTGTCCTTACTCTGAGTGTGGCCCTGCAAGCATATTTGTGTCATTGGTTTGTTGCCTAGGATGAGCCGGAACCAGCCATCCGAAAGAGCTACCAGGCGGTAGAGCGGCATGGGGAGACAATCCGAGTCCGGGACACTGTCCTCCTCAAGTCAGGCCCACGAAAGACCTCCACACCTTATGTGGCCAAGATCTCTGCCCTCTGGGAGAACCCCGAGTCAGGTACCTCTCCCTCTGGCTGGGGACCCAAGGGGCAGCTGTCTTCAGCAGAACTGTAGGCCCCAGATTGGCCCCTGCCTGGAGTTTGACCTGGCATGAGTCTCCCCATGTTCCTGGCACAGAGTCTGCCTTCCACTCGGCTGGGGTCTGTCTGCTGCCGAGGGCTGTGGGTGACCTTGTGGCTTGGGTTGGATCAGCTCATTAACCTTTCCAGCCAGCAGAGCCTGGGCACCTGTCCCCCCACCTCACCTGTCAGTGccttctcccccttctccctccgTGCCTAACAGCATTCCAGGCCTCTGAATGCTTGGCCTGGGGCAGGGGACATGGGTTGCCGGAGCCTGCAGGATTGGGCCAGGCATTGAGGTTGGATGAACCTCCAGGGCAACCAGCCAGCCTCTCTGCCTGAGTAACACAAGTTGCCAGTTCAAGCTATAACCACGGTGTTGTCCccccaggagagctgatgatgAGCCTCCTGTGGTATTACAGACCTGAGCACTTACAGGGAGGCCGCAGTCCCAGCATGCACGAGGTGAGCTGCCCGGCAGATGGGTCAGGGAGGGcggagagacagagggaaaggtTATGGCACTAAGACGTGGTAGCGGGAGGGCAACCATGGGCTGTAGTCAAATCCCTCGCTTGTCACTTTGGACTCCAGAGAACCTGGGAAAGGACCCAGGATTTATTCTCTTTTCCCAGCACTGGCCCAATTCGTGTTTCAAAGGGAATAATAACCTTTGTCTTAAAAAGGGGAACAGAAAGGGAACCCTTGAGGTAGCAGGTGCCAGTGAGAGCAAATGGATGTGTTCTCCTGGCAACAGGAAGGGTGAGGTGGAGCTGCATACCTGGTCACTTCTGGTATTGTCTATAGtatgggagggaggggagaagagacgCGTTCTAACACCCCATAGGCTCCACCAAGCCGTGTGCTGAAAGAGGTGACTGCCACCTGTGTGTGCCCTGGGCTCACCTTTTATTTCACTTTCCCTTGCAGGGACTTTTCATCTAACTAGAAAGGTGAACATTTCCCCTCTCCTATGCTAGGCAGAGCTGGGGGTTGGGAGGTCAGTGAGTCAGGAGCTGGAGCAGATACCTGGCTATTCTGGAGAAGGAGGGGACCTAGAAGGGACTCAGGAGGAATGCCTGGAGGCAGTAGGTGAGGCATACTTAGACTGAATTTCCAGGGAAGCTTCCTGGCTTGCTGGAGTCATCGCAGGTCAGCAGGCCAGCAGAGGGGTTAATGTACACCTTGCTCCTGGAATGAGGTGCTTTCCAGCCCTGGTAACAACCTCCACCTGTCTCCCTTTGAGCCCTTGCAGAATGAAGTCTTTGCATCGCGACATCAGGACCAGAACAGTGTGGCCTGCATTGAGGAGAAGTGCTATGTGCTGACTTTTGCCGAGTACTGCAGGTGGGTGGTTCCCTGCACCCTCTGGCTGGCCTCTTCCCTCAGGCTCCCCAGGCATATTTAGGGGCTGCTTGGAATTCCCCGAGAGGATCTCATTCTGCTCTCTACCTGATCTTACTCCCTGAGCCTAATCTCCCAGAACTTACTTCCTTATTGCCTGCCTCTACCATCTGATTCttttttggaagaaagaaaaattgttgcCACACTGAGGTAGAATGGTTGGAGCAGAGTTGGGGGGTAACATTACTGCTCTTGGAAAAAATTTTGGCGAATTGGTAGGCGAATGGAGGGAGGCCCTGGCAGGTGTGGTTCTCCAGTGACAGAGAAGATAGCCTGGTGGTTGGCAGAGCAGACATCACCCCTGGGATGGGTGGAGACAGCACCACCCCTTGGGGAGCTAGGATAGCCTAGCTGTCAGGGTAGAGTAGGGTAGGGTAGGGTAGGGTAGGGAAGGAATTGGTCTTCTGCAAAAGTGACTGTAGTAAAGATAGTGAATGGTATCTCTCTGCAGGTTCTGTGCCATGGCCAAGCGCCGAGGCGAAGGCCTTCCCAGCCGAAAGACAGCACTGGTTCCCCCCTCTGCAGActactccaccccaccccaccgcACAGTGCCAGAGGACACGGACCCTGAGCTGGTGTTCCTTTGCCGCCATGTCTATGACTTCCGCCACGGGCGCATCCTTAAGAACCCCCAGTAGCCTCCTCATGCCTACGCTGGGGCTACCTGTGGGCAAGTGGGGCTCGGGGTAGGGGGCACTGCTTGAAGCACAGCACTTGGTTAGGGGGCCACAGAGGCCTAAGTTTGCTGGCCTGTGGTTTTCTTGGGTGGGGGGAGGGCAGGGGCCCCCGTGGGTTCTGGGCCCcaggggagggagctggggaggCCAGGGTATAAGAAAAGCATCAGAGCTCTCAGCTTGGCCCAAGGTACCTTCTGTGGTTCCCCTGGGTGGAGATTTCCGAAGAAGTAGTCTTCTCTGAGGCTGGGCCAAGCCTGAGGGGCATGGGGCCCTAGGAGGGTGGGGGTGGCAAGGAGGGGCAAGGTCCTTCAGGAACCAGACTCAACAGGCCCTTCTGTAGCCTCCTCCGGGCCCTCAAAGGGGGAGTGGGAGCCAGCTTTACCTCACCCACTGTGACCCGCCGCTTCCCCTTCAGCCTGGGACCAGGCTTTCCTAGATCCCAGCACAGCTCTGAGCTTGTTCCTTTGAGGCATGGAGAGCCAGAGTCTGGCTTCCAGAGCATTGACTTCCTCTTCCTAGACTTGAGGCCTTTGTCTGGCTTTCCTCCTTTGCCCTGCAGTAGCAACTGGTGCTGGGACAAGTTGACCCACCCTTCACAGTCATGGGTGTGGCCCGCTTGAGGGAGTCTCCTGTCCACCTCCCAGAGAGGGCCACCCAGCAGGTCTGGCTTCCCAGAAAGTTAGCTGATGATTGTGGGGTTTGGCATGTCTGGGAGGGAAGATGGGTGCTGGGAgagggttgggggcagggggcaAGGAAAATTGCTACCTGATTTGTTGGAGATTTTTCCTCTTGCCTTACACATGGAGGTTCCAGTAAACCTCTTGCAGAACTTCACACACGATTTTTCAAGCCACACCCACCTGAAATCAAACCAAAGGAGTGCTGTGGCTCCCCTTGCCCTGCCACCTTTTCCCTAGTCTTTTGTAGAttgcactaatttacatcccAGCGAGAATCAACACTGTATCAGTCCACAGACCTGCTGAGCTGCAGCCACTTACTCTAGGAGCTAAGGACCTGCATTTTCAGTTTGTTCCTGTTGCCCAGAGGCCCTGTTCTCACCTCATGCTGCTCCCCAGAGTAGACTAAGAGGCTCAGTCCCCTGTTGTCCTTGTGGAGACTAGGCCTTGGCCCTGGCCCTGAGACTCTGTGAGGCGGCTGGAGCAGCCTGGCTATTTCCTATTTGTACCAAAGAGGAGCATGGTGGGAGAGggagtggagtgcagtgtggcTTGGGCGTGGCGCTGGGAACCTGCTAGCTGAGCACTTCCACAAGGGCATACTCCCaggggcaggggccagggctgAGAACTGCAGCCCTGGGTCTTCCCTTAGGGAGGAGGGGCAGACGAACCCAGCAGGCTGAGGAGGTGGCACTGGGTGAGGACAGTTGGGCAGGGGCTGCAGAGGGAGGTAGAAATGAACCCTGAGGGCTCCCCCGACATGCCCTGTCCTGTCCCTTAGTAGATGAGTTGCTCCTGATTGGTCATTGGGTTTGGGTGAGGCCTGGAGGCTTCAGAGGTGAATTTATGCTTGGGAAGCCTGATCCCAAACCTGAAGGGAAGGGACTTGGGTCTCCTTGTATTGAATAAGCTGTTTGGAGGAAGGTGTCCGTCTGGGAGGATGGGGCAGTAAATGAGGTTGGCAGAGTGGCAGTGGGGGCTCTGCAGAGCCAGGCTTGGAGCCTGCTCATTCTGAGCCCTTGCTGCCAAGGAGCCCAGCCTCACCTAGCAGGAAAGGAGATCATAGCCCTCCTCCCAGGAGGTAGGGTCTGCTGCCCTGAACTTAAATGCTTTTGAAATCTCTTAgatgtggaaatattttttcGAACCTGAAAATGCAGCTGGTAGAATTTCAATGGAAGCATAAtccatgtaaaatatattttagttgatattttgtaaaatgcactttttgtgtgtgttgatcCTGGTTTCCCAGATCTGTATTTCAGTGTTTACAAGGGAGGAAGGACCTTTCCTCACCTCCCTTTTGACAGAGATTAGAAGtacttctttaagaaaaaaataaatttgagaaattgTATTGATTTAGAAAAGGATCATTTCCTGTGTGTCCTTTTGTCTTTTGATGTGTGGGGTGTGGAAAGACTCACTATTCTTATTTCAGAGGTCCCTCTTTAACCCCTGTGGCATGGGTGCTCACTGAGGCCAATGAGCAAAGAGGGCAGGGAAGCAGGGGGAAAAGAGAGTGAGGGGAGGAGACAGAGGGACTGGGAACTTGGAGGTGACTTCTTGATTTCATGGTGGCCACAGCTGCCTGCTTAGGTCTGTGCAAAATACTTCGGTTGCCAGCCCTCACCTGGCCAGTGACTTCGAAATTGGTCCCCAAGTAGGTACATGGTAAAGATACCTTCTCTCACgaagtggctcctgcctgtaatcccattgctttgggaggcagaggcgggagggttacttgagcctaggagtttaagaccagcctaggcaacatagaccatgtctctccaaaaattttaaaattagccaggcctgtcagtgcatgcctgtagtctcagtcgGGAGGcaaaggtaggaggattgcttgagcccaagagcccgaggctgcagtgagccgtgatcacaccactgcagcctaggtgacagagtgagatactgtctcggaaaaaaaaaaaatccctcctcATCACCTTGGGGAACTGGCCAGCACTGTACTGGGGCCTCGGTGTCTTGCAGCTGGTGCTGCTTGCTTGCTGAGGAAATAAAGGCCACATCATGGGGCCAAAGGTTTGTGGCCAGCTGACCCCTGCTTCAGCCCAGCCCTGGTCCCAGTCTGGAAGCCTCAGTGTTGACCATGTTGCAGGTGGGGCAGCTCTAAGGCCATAGAGGTTCCTGGGAGCCACGGCACACAGCACACCCCGCACCCTCTTCTGCGTTGTGCTAAGGCATGGTGCATGTGGGCAGGAACATTTCTTCAGAAGTTATTGGTGGCACAGACACCACCATGCATTTTTCTAGTTCTGCCTTCAGTGTGTTATCCACAAGACTCCCTTGAGGTGAGTGGTAGCCTGTCCTCATCTTACAGACAAAGTGGTATGGAGATAAGTTCCAGGCTCAAGGACTCTCACTGCCTCACCCTGACTGCTAACACGGAAAACTACCCTCTAACGTTAAAGAAGGGAGCACATGTAGCCACattatcaaaaaattttaaaggtctaaggtctttttttcctctcctggtTTAAAAGACATACTTActggaaaatatgattttaatagAAAATCCTATCACCAGAAATGTATACCTTTAGAACTATTGGAAGCAAGGAGCAGCGTAGTCAAGGCAAAACCTTCACATAAACTTCTGATGCAGCAAATGGACAGGTGGTAGCCTGCAGATGCACTGGGGCAATCGGATGTGGAGAGATGGAAGGCTGCAAGGCTTTGCCATTCCTTCCCCTGGCTCATCCTGTGTGCTTTCCTATTGCTGGGATTGGGGGGCCATCAGTGAGCCCTCTGGTGTCACCTCATCCCTCAAGTCCCCTCATTCTTCTGAATTCATCTGATCACTGGTAGCTCCATTCTCCCAGTAGTATCTTCTGTTTTCCATCACCTGCTCTGTACAGTCTGCCCTCAAGTCAGCTGCTTCCTCCCTTCTAGCCATTCTGTGATATGCCCCATTAATCTCTCAAGGGCCACGATTAGGAATTTAGATTTTAGAATCAGAACCACCCATATTGAGTCTCATCTTCCCTGAGCCTCTCTTCAGCTATACAAAGGGAATGCCCACACTAGCTCCCTGCCAGGGTGGCTGTAACAACTAAAGGAGATAATGAATACAAAACACTTAGTGGCCACTGTCCGAAGTACACTTGGGCTCTAATCGTATTGCTCTGCTGCTTCAGAGCCTTGCTGACTCTCCATAGGCAGCAAGAATGTAGCTGGATGAAGTCAGGCTACTGAGCCGGGTTCCCAGTGGGAAATGGTGGTTGCTGACATCCAAAGCACTTGGGGTCTGCTGTCTGCCCAAGTGACCAGCCTGGTGCCATGGAGCACACATTTAGCTCCCGACAAGGAGACTGCGTGTTGTTTCCCAGCTGTTCTGTGCCCTCAGCTCCTCACCCTTCCAAATGTATGTTGGCCACACCAGCAGCTGACAGACCAACACATCAGCCCCTCCCCAGAGTGCCCAGTTATCCCACTGCCTCATGCCTGGTGAGAAAGTAGAGAAGGGGAGATGCCATTTCCAGACATTTCAGCATTACCCAGTGGACAAGCACTGTAGTCAGTCCCCAGGTATTGCTAAACACAAGGGTCACCATGGAGACACTGGTCAATGTCTGACAGTCCTGCTCTTTCCTGGAGTGGCCACGACCTGCGGGACGGAGGGAGTTAAGGGTGGCAAGGGGGAGCACACCGAGCACTCTGCTTCCAGCTGGAAAGACCAGCCTCCGGCATGTCTGGACTCAGAGCGCTGCgggcctcccagcctccagaccgGTTGCTGGAGGAAGGGCTAGGGCAGGCCTGAGTTTGTGGTGGATCCCCCTGGTCCAGCTCCCTATAGACACACGCTGCACGAGAGCGGCCTCGAGTCTTTCCTGCCTTCGAAGTCTCAGCAGCTTTTGTCCCCAAGCCCAGAGGACAGGGGTGGCCCTGACTCAGGCGCCCTCTTCCGGGTAGGGGTCCGCGTGCGCCCTCCCCAACCCGCGCCCCGCAGGGGGGCCCGCCCCTCTCCCCGCCCCCGGCGTGGGCCCGCCCCCGCGCCTGTGTCACTGCGAGGCCGCGGGTGGAGAGCGGCCGGGCGGGACATCCGGCCCGGGTCCCTCGCCGCGCCCGCCGCCCTCCGCCCGCCGCCCGCTTCAGCGCCGCAGCCCGGGAGCCGGCCACCCCTACAGGCGCCAGGGCcgtcccctgccctcccctccccaactccCTCCCGGCCCAGACCCTCCTCCCGCCCCCAGCCCGAGCCCGCCTCCCAGGCCGCCCTCGGATCGACCGGGCCCGCGCAGGCCCCCACCCCGGGAGCACCATGTTCCCCCGCCCGCTGACCCCGCTGGCGGCCCCAAATGGCGCCGAGCCCCTGGGCCGGGCGCTGAGGCGGGCCCCTCTGGGCAGGGCCCGGGCGGGGCTGGGGGGGCCGCCCCTGCTGCTGCCGTCCATGCTGATGTTCGCGGTGATCGTGGCCTCCAGCGGGCTGCTGCTCATGATCGAGCGGGGCATCCTGGCCGAGATGAAGCCCCTGCCCCTGCACCCGCCCGGCCGCGAGGGCGCAGCCTGGCGCGGGAAAGCCCCCAAGCCTGGGGGCCTGTCCCTGAGTGCTGGGGACGCGGACTTGCAAGTGCGGCAGGACGTCCGGAACAGGACCCTGCGGGCGGTGTGCGGACAGCCGGGCATGCCCCGGGACCCCTGGGACTTGCCAGTGGGGCAGCGGCGCACCCTGCTGCGCCACATCCTCGTAAGTGACCGTTACCGCTTCCTCTACTGCTACGTCCCCAAGGTGGCCTGCTCTAACTGGAAGCGGGTGCTAAAGGTGCTGGCGGGTGTCCTGGACAGCGTGGACGTCCGCCTCAAGATGGACCACCGCAGTGACCTGGTGTTCCTGGCAGACCTGCGGCCTGAGGAGATTCGCTACCGCCTGCAGCACTACTTTAAGTTCCTGTTTGTGCGGGACCCCTTGGAACGCCTCCTCTCTGCCTACCGCAACAAATTTGGCGAGATCCGAGAGTACCAGCAACGCTACGGGGCTG
This region includes:
- the CHST14 gene encoding carbohydrate sulfotransferase 14, which encodes MFPRPLTPLAAPNGAEPLGRALRRAPLGRARAGLGGPPLLLPSMLMFAVIVASSGLLLMIERGILAEMKPLPLHPPGREGAAWRGKAPKPGGLSLSAGDADLQVRQDVRNRTLRAVCGQPGMPRDPWDLPVGQRRTLLRHILVSDRYRFLYCYVPKVACSNWKRVLKVLAGVLDSVDVRLKMDHRSDLVFLADLRPEEIRYRLQHYFKFLFVRDPLERLLSAYRNKFGEIREYQQRYGAEIVRRYRAGAGPSPAGDDVTFPEFLRYLVDEDPERMNEHWMPVYHLCQPCAVHYDFVGSYERLEADANQVLEWVRAPPQVQFPARQAWYRPASPESLHYHLCSAPRALLQDVLPKYILDFSLFAYPLPNVTKEACQQ